DNA sequence from the Prolixibacter sp. SD074 genome:
GGTTTATTTTCCTGAAGGCAATGATTGTAACGTCATCGTGGCTGTTTGCCTACTTTGCCATGAAAAACCTGCCCATCACCATTGTGACGCCCATTCGTGCCACTGGCCCGGTTTGGACACTGGTTGGCGCCATCGTTATCTATTCGGAGCATCTTTCGCCCCTGCAGTGGGTGGGGCTGTCGGTTACACTCATTTTCTTCTACCTTTTTTCCCTGGCGGGGAAGACTGAGGGAATTCACTTCCGTACCAACAAGTGGGTATTGTTCATTATTGCCGGAACATTGCTGGGGGCGGTGAGCGGTTTGTACGATAAATTCCTCATTCGCCATTTCGACCGGATGGCCGTACAAGCCTGGTTCTCCATTTACCAGGTGGCGCTGTTGTTGCCGGTACTGCTGTTCCTCTGGTATCCGCGCCGGAAAAAGAACACTCCGTTCCGGTGGCGTTGGAGCATTCCGTTCATCGGGTTGTTCCTCGTTACCGCCGATTTTCTCTATTTCTATGCGCTTTCGCTCGATGGCTCCTTAATCTCGGTCATTTCCGCTTTGCGAAGGGGCGGGGTCCTCATCACATTTGCCCTGG
Encoded proteins:
- a CDS encoding EamA family transporter, which codes for MWAIFGAISSLFLGTYDVLKKWSLRGNAVIPVLFFSTVTSALLFVPLLLLSHFAPGTFGHSLFFVPSIPIEQHGFIFLKAMIVTSSWLFAYFAMKNLPITIVTPIRATGPVWTLVGAIVIYSEHLSPLQWVGLSVTLIFFYLFSLAGKTEGIHFRTNKWVLFIIAGTLLGAVSGLYDKFLIRHFDRMAVQAWFSIYQVALLLPVLLFLWYPRRKKNTPFRWRWSIPFIGLFLVTADFLYFYALSLDGSLISVISALRRGGVLITFALGAVLFREKNIRQKFVLLFGILAGILLLLLGS